One genomic segment of Tachyglossus aculeatus isolate mTacAcu1 chromosome 17, mTacAcu1.pri, whole genome shotgun sequence includes these proteins:
- the HIP1 gene encoding huntingtin-interacting protein 1: MDGSKMTVSINKAINTQEVAVKEKHARTCILGTHHEKGAQTFWSVVNRLPLSSNAVLCWKFCHVFHKLLRDGHPNVLKDSVRFKNELSDMSRMWGHLSEGYGQLCSIYLKLLRTKMEFHTKNPRFPGNLQMSDRQLDEAGENDVNNFFQLTVEMFDYLEWELNLFQTVFGSLDMSRSVSVTAAGQCRLAPLIQTILDSSHLYDYTVKLLFKLHSCLPADTLQGHRDRFVEQFKKLKDLFYRSSNLQYFKRLIQIPQLPEHPPNFLRASALSEHISPVVVIPAEASSPDSEPVLERDDLVEMDATSQQTFDNKFDDIFGSSFSNDPFNFNSQNGMNKDDRDRLIEQLYREISALKGELDNCKAESHCLTVQLKGRISELEAELAEQQHLRQQAADESEFLRAELDELKKRREDTEKAQRSLTEIERKAQANEQRYTKLKEKYSELVQNHADLLRKNAEVTKQVTAARQAQGDVEREKKELEHSFQRVSEQAQRKTQEQTEVLETLKRELAASKQELQTVKGTLETSAQSEAERGAQLAGLEAERASLVEAAGRREEETAALRAELQQLRVTQSREQESTRSTLEELRAQLGEKEGSEQALLRRLEEERGALLRAAVEEAEAVVQDALNRLEEPAHISCSGSADYLLSRTLAAAGCIERLQEACDRYVARPEEVSGLVRSVALFAHLIGDTILQGSATCHTAPMEPADTLAELCKQCGGEALLYLASLKDAASIGSADCTAVRNCVSKITAIGEELRPRGLDIEQEELGDLVDKELAATSAAIEAATTRIEEMLSKSRAGDTGVKLEVNERILGSCTGLMQAIQILVVASKDLQREIVESGRGAASPKEFYAKNSRWTEGLISASKAVGWGATVMVDAADLVVQGKGKFEELMVCSHEIAASTAQLVAASKVKADKDSTNLAKLQQASRGVNQATASVVASTKAAKSQIEETDTMDFSSMTLTQIKRQEMDSQVRVLELENQLQKERQKLGDLRRKHYELAGVAEGWDEAAD; the protein is encoded by the exons ACCGTCAGCATCAATAAGGCCATTAATACACAGGAAGTGGCCGTGAAGGAGAAACACGCCAGAA CATGCATCCTGGGGACCCACCACGAGAAGGGGGCGCAGACCTTCTGGTCCGTGGTGAACCGCCTGCCCCTGTCCAGCAATGCCGTGCTCTGCTGGAAGTTCTGCCACGTGTTCCACAAGCTGCTCCGGGACGGCCACCCCAAT GTCCTGAAAGATTCGGTGAGGTTCAAAAATGAGTTGAGCGACATGAGCCGGATGTGG ggCCACCTGAGCGAGGGGTACGGGCAGCTGTGCAGTATCTACCTCAAACTGCTGAGAACCAAGATGGAGTTCCACACCAAA AATCCCCGCTTCCCTGGCAACCTCCAGATGAGTGACCGGCAGCTGGACGAGGCGGGAGAAAACGATGTCAACAACTT TTTCCAGCTGACGGTGGAGATGTTTGACTACTTGGAATGGGAGCTGAATCTGTTCCAGACTG TGTTCGGCTCCTTGGACATGTCTCGCTCGGTGTCGGTGACGGCGGCCGGGCAGTGCCGCCTGGCGCCCTTGATCCAGACCATCCTGGACTCCAGCCACCTGTACGACTACACCGTCAAACTCCTCTTCAAACTCCACTCCT GTCTCCCAGCCGACACCTTGCAGGGGCACCGGGACCGCTTCGTGGAGCAGTTCAAAAA GTTGAAAGATCTGTTCTATCGCTCCAGCAACCTGCAGTACTTCAAGCGGCTGATCCAGATCCCCCAGCTGCCAGAG CACCCCCCCAACTTCCTCCGAGCCTCGGCCCTGTCAGAGCACATCAGCCCCGTGGTGGTGATCCCGGCGGAGGCCTCGTCCCCGGACAGCGAGCCCGTCCTTGAGAGGGACGACCTGGTGGAGATGGATGCCACGTCCCAACAG ACATTCGACAACAAGTTCGATGACATCTTTGGCAGCTCATTCAGCAATGACCCCTTCAATTTCAACAGCCAGAACGGCATGAACAAGGACGACAG GGACCGCCTGATCGAACAACTGTACCGAGAGATCAGTGCGCTGAAAGGAGAGCTGGACAACTGTAAAGCGGAG AGCCACTGCCTCACGGTGCAGCTGAAGGGGCGGATCAGCGAGCTGGAGGCCGAACTGGCCGAGCAGCAGCACCTGAGGCAGCAGGCGGCCGACGAGAGCGAGTTCCTGCGGGCCGAGTTGGACGAGCTGAAGAAGAGGCGGGAAGACACGGAGAAGGCCCAGCGGAGCCTGACGGAGATCGAGA GGAAAGCCCAGGCCAACGAGCAGCGCTACACGAAGCTGAAAGAGAAGTATAGCGAGCTAGTCCAGAACCACGCCGACTTGCTCCGCAAG aACGCCGAGGTAACCAAGCAGGTGACGGCGGCCAGACAAGCCCAGGGGGACGTCGAGCGGGAGAAGAAAGAACTGGAGCACTCCTTCCAGCGTGTGAGTGAGCAAGCCCAGAGGAAG actcaAGAACAGACCGAGGTTCTGGAGACTTTAAAGCGAGAACTGGCAGCCAGCAAACAGGAGCTCCAGACCGTAAAGGGCACGCTGGAGACCTCTGCCCAG TCCGAAGCGGAGCGGGGGGCCCAGCTGGCGGGCCTGGAGGCGGAGAGGGCCAGCCTGGTGGAGGCGGCCGGGCGCCGAGAGGAGGAGACGGCAGCCCTGCGGGCCGAGCTCCAGCAGCTGCGGGTCACCCAGAGCCGGGAGCAGGAGAGCACCAGGTCCACCCTGGAGGAGCTGCGCGCCCAACTTGGAGAGAAG GAGGGCAGCGAGCAGGCCCTGCTGCGGCGGCTGGAGGAGGAGCGAGGGGCCCTGCTGCGGGCCGCCGTGGAGGAGGCGGAGGCCGTGGTGCAGGACGCGCTGAACCGGCTCGAGGAGCCGGCCCACATCAGCTGCAGCGGCTCAGCAG ATTATCTCCTGTCCAGGACGCTGGCCGCTGCCGGCTGCATAGAGCGGCTTCAGGAGGCCTGTGACCGATATGTGGCCCGCCCAGAGG AGGTGAGCGGGCTGGTGCGCTCCGTGGCCCTCTTTGCCCACCTGATTGGCGACACCATCCTGCAGGGAAGCGCCACCTGCCACACAGCCCCCATGGAGCCCGCCGACA CGCTGGCCGAGCTGTGTAAGCAGTGTGGGGGGGAAGCCCTCCTCTACCTGGCTTCCCTGAAGGACGCCGCCTCCATCGGAAGCGCCGACTGCACGGCTGTGAGGAACTGCGTGAGCAAGATCACCGCCATCGGCGAG GAGCTCAGACCCCGGGGCCTGGACATCgagcaggaggagctgggggaccTGGTGGACAAAGAACTAGCCGCCACCTCGGCTGCCATAGAAGCCGCCACCACGAGGATCGAG gaGATGCTCAGCAAGTCACGCGCCGGAGACACCGGGGTCAAACTGGAGGTGAacgagag GATTCTCGGCTCCTGCACCGGCCTGATGCAAGCCATTCAGATCCTCGTGGTGGCCTCCAAGGACCTGCAGAGGGAGATTGTGGAGAGCGGCAGG GGTGCCGCCTCCCCCAAGGAGTTCTACGCCAAGAATTCTCGGTGGACCGAGGGCCTCATCTCGGCTTCCAAGGCCGTGGGCTGGGGAGCCACCGTCATGGT GGATGCGGCCGACCTGGTGGTTCAAGGGAAAGGGAAATTTGAGGAACTAATGGTGTGCTCGCACGAAATCGCGGCCAGCACTGCCCAACTGGTGGCCGCGTCCAAG GTGAAAGCGGACAAGGACAGCACAAACCTGGCCAAGTTGCAGCAGGCCTCCCGAGGGGTCAACCAGGCCACTGCTTCCGTGGTGGCCTCAACCAAGGCTGCGAAATCACAGATCGAGGAGACAG ACACCATGGACTTCTCCAGCATGACCCTGACTCAGATTAAGCGGCAAGAGATGGATTCTCAG GTCAGAGTGTTGGAGCTGGAAAACCAGCTGCAGAAAGAGCGCCAGAAGCTGGGAGATCTACGAAGGAAGCACTACGAGCTCGCCGGCGTGGCCGAGGGctgggatgagg CCGCAGACTAG